The Candidatus Nitrosocosmicus franklandus genome contains a region encoding:
- a CDS encoding ammonia monooxygenase: MVWLRRTTHYLFIVVVAVNSTLLTINAGDYIFYTDWAWTSFVVFSISQSTMLVVGAIYYMLFTGVPGTATYYATIMTIYTWVAKGAWFALGYPYDFVVVPVWIPSAMLLDLAYWATRRNKHAAILIGGVLVGMSLPLFNMINLLLVADPLEMAFKYPRPTLPPYMTPIEPQVGKFYNSPVALGAGAGAVLCVPIAALGAKLNTWTYRWMAAWSKWD, encoded by the coding sequence ATGGTCTGGCTAAGACGTACAACTCACTATTTATTCATAGTTGTTGTTGCAGTAAATAGTACGTTGCTTACAATCAACGCAGGAGATTATATCTTCTATACTGACTGGGCATGGACATCATTTGTTGTATTTTCAATTTCTCAATCCACAATGCTTGTGGTAGGAGCTATATACTATATGTTGTTTACAGGTGTCCCAGGTACAGCTACGTATTATGCAACTATAATGACTATATATACATGGGTTGCCAAAGGTGCATGGTTTGCATTGGGATATCCATACGATTTTGTCGTGGTTCCTGTTTGGATACCGTCGGCTATGTTGTTGGATTTGGCATACTGGGCAACAAGAAGGAACAAACACGCGGCTATATTGATCGGTGGTGTATTGGTAGGAATGTCGCTGCCACTGTTTAATATGATCAACTTGTTACTAGTTGCCGACCCCTTGGAAATGGCATTCAAGTATCCTAGACCCACGTTACCTCCATACATGACTCCAATTGAACCCCAAGTAGGAAAGTTCTATAACAGTCCTGTCGCGTTAGGTGCCGGTGCAGGAGCGGTACTTTGTGTCCCCATAGCGGCTTTGGGTGCTAAACTCAATACATGGACATACAGATGGATGGCAGCCTGGAGTAAGTGGGACTAA
- the pdxT gene encoding pyridoxal 5'-phosphate synthase glutaminase subunit PdxT produces MTKLKIAILGIQGDIEENYNAVKASIKDLNTEGEVIRLKNIDALEDLDGLVIPGGESTVMGTLLSLQKMQLQLLRNKIIKGLPVLGTCAGLILLASKAYDKNVGETNQHLLQLLDVTVERNAFGRQRESFETYLDIPILGEELFRGVFIRGPIINNIGKNVQILTKFEEKIVAVRQDNIIGTSFHPELADDNRFHQVFLDICIRYNKLKEIDGDNHKE; encoded by the coding sequence ATGACAAAGCTTAAAATCGCAATATTAGGCATCCAAGGAGACATTGAAGAAAATTATAATGCAGTTAAGGCATCGATAAAGGATCTAAATACAGAAGGAGAGGTAATTCGCTTAAAAAATATTGATGCTCTTGAAGATTTGGATGGGTTAGTAATACCCGGAGGAGAGAGCACGGTGATGGGAACATTGCTGTCTCTTCAAAAAATGCAGTTACAATTGTTACGAAACAAGATAATTAAAGGACTACCTGTTTTAGGAACGTGTGCAGGCCTCATCCTTTTGGCTAGCAAAGCATATGACAAGAACGTTGGTGAAACAAATCAACATCTATTACAACTACTAGATGTCACTGTTGAAAGAAATGCATTCGGAAGACAAAGGGAGTCATTTGAAACTTACTTAGATATTCCCATTTTGGGAGAAGAACTTTTTAGAGGAGTTTTCATCAGGGGTCCAATAATCAATAACATAGGGAAGAACGTGCAGATCTTAACGAAATTCGAAGAAAAGATTGTTGCTGTACGCCAAGATAATATAATTGGGACGTCATTTCATCCTGAACTTGCGGACGACAACAGATTTCATCAGGTATTTCTAGATATTTGCATAAGATACAACAAATTAAAGGAAATTGATGGAGATAATCATAAAGAGTAA
- the pdxS gene encoding pyridoxal 5'-phosphate synthase lyase subunit PdxS: MFEGKNNRKTKGSVLVKRGFAHMQKHGVIMDVTSVEQAQIAEESGAVAVMVLDKLPFDVRKAGGVARTAGVKIIQDIMDSVSIPIMAKCRIGHVAEAEMLETCGVDMVDESEVLTPADDENHIWKWDFTVPFVNGAKNLGEALRRIEEGASMIRTKGEPGTGNVAEAVNHIKILNKEVRMIRGAYADNDFQELIKLSRKFRVSLEMVKEVGKLGRLPVVNFAAGGITTPSDAAFLMRLGCDGVFVGSGIFKSEDPSLRARAVVLATTFFDDDKTLLEAQKMIDEKKSLVGLDTKNLELRMQERGPVI; the protein is encoded by the coding sequence ATCTTTGAGGGAAAGAACAACAGAAAAACAAAAGGTAGTGTATTAGTTAAGAGGGGATTTGCTCACATGCAAAAGCATGGAGTAATTATGGACGTTACAAGTGTAGAACAAGCTCAAATTGCTGAGGAATCTGGCGCAGTTGCGGTTATGGTATTGGATAAATTGCCTTTTGATGTGCGAAAAGCTGGAGGAGTTGCAAGAACTGCAGGTGTAAAAATTATTCAAGATATTATGGACTCCGTCTCAATTCCCATAATGGCCAAGTGTAGAATTGGACATGTCGCAGAAGCAGAAATGTTGGAGACTTGTGGTGTAGATATGGTCGACGAGAGTGAGGTACTAACTCCAGCTGATGATGAAAACCACATTTGGAAATGGGACTTCACTGTTCCTTTCGTAAATGGTGCAAAGAATCTGGGTGAGGCGTTAAGAAGAATTGAGGAAGGCGCTTCAATGATTAGAACAAAAGGAGAGCCAGGGACAGGAAATGTGGCCGAAGCTGTTAACCACATCAAGATTCTTAACAAAGAAGTTCGAATGATACGTGGCGCTTATGCTGATAATGATTTTCAAGAGCTCATTAAGCTTTCAAGAAAATTCAGGGTATCCCTAGAAATGGTAAAAGAAGTGGGAAAATTAGGTCGGCTTCCAGTAGTAAATTTTGCAGCTGGAGGAATAACTACTCCTTCGGACGCTGCATTCTTAATGAGACTTGGATGTGACGGTGTATTTGTCGGATCTGGAATATTTAAATCAGAGGATCCATCTTTACGAGCTAGAGCAGTGGTCTTGGCTACAACTTTTTTTGATGATGACAAAACTTTGCTTGAAGCCCAAAAAATGATAGATGAGAAGAAATCACTAGTTGGGTTAGATACAAAGAATCTAGAACTCAGAATGCAAGAAAGAGGACCTGTTATCTAA
- a CDS encoding 2-oxoacid:ferredoxin oxidoreductase subunit beta, whose product MEYKIADYKTEVHNDWCAGCGDFGILNSIQMALFELQIKPHEAAIFSGIGCSGKTPHFINTFGIHTLHGRVLPFAQGAKLSNPNLNVVAVGGDGDGLGIGSGHFVNAGRRNIDITYIIFNNGVYGLTKGQASPTLKLGMKTKSLSQPNVNESINPIALACISGFTFIARGYSYDVRFLKEIIKKGIMHKGLSFIDVLQPCPTYNDINTKDWYQSLITDENNPEVKIPRIYKLEDEGYSGIVKEPNEAPLKVVEAIKKSNEWGNKIPVGIFYENNNVPTFEERLQARIENYKTYPPADQIIADMDGNTNVNIDLLIDELKANDNLN is encoded by the coding sequence GCAGGTTGTGGCGATTTTGGAATTCTTAATTCGATACAGATGGCACTGTTTGAGCTCCAAATAAAGCCTCATGAAGCTGCAATTTTTTCAGGCATCGGTTGTTCGGGAAAAACTCCCCATTTTATAAACACGTTTGGAATACACACTCTTCATGGCAGGGTTCTTCCTTTTGCACAGGGTGCCAAACTATCGAATCCAAATTTGAACGTTGTAGCAGTAGGTGGAGATGGCGACGGTTTGGGAATTGGCTCAGGGCATTTTGTGAATGCAGGTAGAAGGAATATAGATATTACATACATTATTTTTAATAATGGAGTATATGGTTTAACAAAAGGACAAGCTTCTCCTACTTTGAAATTAGGTATGAAAACAAAGTCATTGTCTCAGCCTAACGTGAATGAGAGTATTAATCCGATAGCACTTGCATGTATTAGCGGTTTTACATTTATAGCTAGAGGATATTCCTATGATGTTAGATTTCTGAAAGAGATAATCAAGAAAGGCATAATGCACAAAGGTTTGTCATTCATAGATGTTTTACAACCATGTCCTACATATAATGACATTAATACAAAAGATTGGTATCAAAGTTTAATTACTGATGAAAATAATCCTGAAGTCAAAATTCCCAGGATTTACAAACTAGAAGACGAAGGTTACAGCGGGATTGTAAAAGAGCCTAATGAAGCTCCTCTTAAGGTTGTCGAAGCCATCAAAAAATCTAATGAATGGGGAAACAAAATACCTGTAGGGATTTTTTATGAAAACAACAATGTACCTACATTTGAGGAAAGACTGCAAGCTAGAATCGAAAATTATAAGACATATCCTCCTGCTGACCAAATTATTGCGGATATGGATGGTAATACCAATGTTAACATTGATTTGTTAATAGATGAATTGAAAGCAAATGATAATCTGAACTGA